The Nerophis lumbriciformis linkage group LG27, RoL_Nlum_v2.1, whole genome shotgun sequence genome contains the following window.
cttgttaaataaaatatctgcctagtatttaatgaatacttagcctTACTACGCTACTGAATTTTAACACTATGGTCGTACTAGGAGAGCCAGGTGTTCCCTGAGGTGGTACTCAGTGAAAAAAGGTTGACAACTACTGCCATAGGcgattaaacaaacaaacaaaaattaaaactACTGTGCAGATGTTTTTTGTCATCTAGGAGCATTTTAGAGTAAAAATAATTAAAGGAGCTATTTGCAACCTTTAGAGGGCGCTTTGTGTGTTTGGCCAGCTAATggaatgtgaatcttacaacaactcacaattTAAATTCTTGGTTTAACGATTCTTGATAGAAACCAATTTGTGTAATGtgttgtaaaaaagaaaaaaatcataatattgtaattattattaaaataataaaacctttttttttaagcaggttacaaaagctcttggctgctgacatatgacgTAAGaacagagatggcctaaaaacttcTTTTTGAAAATGCTCTTAAAATGTTCTTAAAAAAGaacaaatatttttgaaattGAAAATGATAAATCAATTTATAATCGGATTAGGTAAGAATCAGAATTTGGATTAAAAATGTTCAGCACCCTTAGGAACTACCGTTAGCTACCATTGAATGTATCGTAACAACAACAAGACTGCAAATTGTTATTTTCCTTTCCTGGACTGATGgtgtttgtgtaaaaaaaatataagttGCTGCAAACTTTAACTTACTGGTTTGATTTTAAATGTTAATCAGCCACGAGCAAATGTTTGGTCTTACTTCAGTTTCTACAAATTCCCGGGTAAAAAAGAGCTTGATATGTGACACATTTAGTGTGCAAAATTAAAACCAAGTAAGTAGGGATGGGACGTTTAAAAATAAGTCGAGTCTTCTAAGTAAACGATGAGAACAGATTCCCAATTGGGAGTCATTCGTTTGCGAGACATCTTTATATGAAATTTACCCTCAGCATTATTGTGCACCACCTTTATTGCTGTACCAGAAAGGAGGAGAAAACGCCTGAAAAAAAGGTAGTTCAGCAGGTAGCGTTGTACAGTTTTGTATTCGCACTATTATTATGCACAAATGTGTATTATAGTTTATtctaattatatttgtatatatattgtatctaTCCCAATCTTctcttttgtaaataaataaagtacaGTCGATACAGGCATATATCAACAATATTATGTGCCCATGTGGCTGGGGAGGacatgttaaaaatatatataataattcttatttttttcaatataattGTTCTGTATGGTTGAATTGTTAAGGGACACATTTAGTCTGCATGGACTTTTGTCTGTAGCAAGCAAGGTTTCAATTGTaccacaaagttgttgtttttttttcgaaAATGGGAAAAACTGGACAATGCACAATGGTTATCTAATAGTCAAAGCAAGGGGATATGAACACCTTACtggaatgtataaaataaaaacacaaactaaattaaattataataatatttaaaaaaacaactttgcatTGCTTAAGTAAGTATTGGTGGAATTTGTAagttaaaaatattctaaatttGAATCGTATCTTATAACTGCTACCAGCGATGATTACCATGATATTTGAGCAATGTAACTAAATGTAACAATGTGGTAGTCTTTTCAATAGCTCTTTGACAAGAACGGCTTTTTGAACACTTCAAATGGTCCAGCCCACATTACTTAGAGCTAAAagccaaacaaaaaacaaagttatggtcACATTTCACTAAACTTCCAGTCAACTCTGAACGGGCTAAACGGATAACTGAATCCATCACCTGCTTCATTTAATTTCACAATTTGCAAGTGAAGCAAAAGTAAATTATAAGGCTTTATCAAAAGTTTTACTCTGTGTATTTACAATTTTAGAAACGCTaggttgaaccttttttttttaacccaaccaGTTTTAATTTAAGTAATATGACAATTTCTAAGAACTCTTTAACTTAACGCTGTCTAGCTTAAAGATTAATGTAGTTATTAGAGTGTCCCGATCACATATTGatactgaagtgaattaattaactcatattatgttttgcatatggtgaatgtttatattcaccttggagaaggcaaaccaccaagtttaatgaaatagtggtatttcagtttgagcacataaatagataaggccccttagttttgcattccgaagtcccaattagagcctcttttcctacgagaagtgatccaatccacctgcgaatgtcaaaatgataaccatatccttaagaaaagactacctgtctagctcaatgccaacatttgccttatgacttaaagcagttgttttctagacacttacacacgaacatctccttacatggtcaggttgtgctgtcctgacttagcacacacccagataGAGAAATAAGGAATATATAACAGATGATTTGGCTTCTCCAGGTTAGGAGTCCTTAAtttgtctcttttgatccagccgcactaccgtgtcatccttctgtccggacaaggatgacaagaccagacaTACACTTCAACATCAGATATCAGtccaaattaagtaaaaaaaaaaaaaaaaagtatcggttgatatcaactTGCATCTAATATAAGCTcctatacaagcggtcctgcagcgtctttacttgtgcaAAAtttgacagccagttaacatttcaatgtcctccaataagcaagcAAGTTTCATCTTTTCTCGTGTTTTAGTGACAACATTTACAAAACGTAAACATGGTAGGGtataggctactagcagctagCAGCTACTGTACCCAACAGCTAAgctcacaatagcacacaagctatacatatctaataagtgtccttaattgaacaatactgcagtctaaaacatCGCATTTGTCAACATGaacaagtattaaataattatagttgcataagaatcgtattagaaagtatccaggaacaaatgtgtccgcattattcaatttacaaaaaaaaaaaattccactccaCTTCAAAACCATAAATGTGTCATAGGGTTTTCTAAAATGTAACACTACGAACTATTAAAAGTATAtactatgatttgtgctgatatcgcaTCTGATTAATACCGCTATCGGCCAATACACAAGGCTCCAACATCGGTAGCGTATCTgatgtgaaaaagttgtatcgagaCATCCCTTGAAGCTATTTCTGGAATCGTCACCTTTTGCTACTAAAACTATTGATTGTtagtttgaatggagaatcggtttgaattgggaatcaattctgaatcaaattggcACATCAGTTAAGTTGAAAAATTAGTTGTTGTAAGAGTCAAATCCTTTGTAAAAATGTTGACTGCTGACAAGCTTCCCTGGTTCCCTttgatttgtttaaaaaaaacatttatagtgTTGCGTATCTCAAGCAGCCACACCCTGTCTCATGTTCTATGTTCTATCATCACACTTTTCTTTGCCATAATTGGTACCTTTTTTCTGATGGCATGGCAGAAAACGCATATAAGCAAATTGTGGAGTTAATGTCAATATTCTTACTAAGCTGAAGCATCACAAGATTattttcaagtgttttttttcttctcaaatggTTGAACTCCAAATTGTCTTTTAAGAGCGTTTGACTTTGGAGTTTCCATACATAATAACTCAAAGCATTAAGCAGAGAAcctcaaattgcagctcaaagaaacaaaaacacGGTTTACATGAATGAAGAATGCATCCATGCAAAGCACAGTTGAAACCAAATTTATTTGATCGTTTTGAATGTGCAGAGGAGTCAACACTTGTTCTCGTTTTTCGTCTGAAACGTTAGAAAGAAACAGAATGTCGGTGCGCCATCAAAATCCACGAGCGCATTGTTCATTACGCAATCAGTGCATGTGCGTGATAATGAGGCGCCGCACTATAATATTGCACTGTTTCCACGTATTTACAAGAAAAGAGAAACAATTAACCTAGGGCTATAAATGTAAAGATGAAGATATTGTAAacgtgtagagcaggggtgtcaaactcattttagatggggggccacatggggaaaaatctactcccaagtgggccggactggtaaaatgacggcacgataacttaaaaataaagacaacatcagattgttttctttgtttaaaaatagaacaagcacatgtacacaaatgtacaaatcataatgttgctgttggttttttttacacttacatgttgcggttaataatttatttgtcattatttatattttctgaatgaactatgtgataatgttcactcATTAGtggtaattttcaatctatcaagataaaaaaattatatcaaaatcaaattacaggatgttatttatgtaatttgatcattttcctgaACATGTGGttgattttgtacatatgtagcatcatctacaaagatacaaataattgctattgcgacacccagtggacacatttagaacagcagtttctttcaatcaaaaatgtcaggttaatttttatactcagCAAACTCATCCCTAAAACCTGTTCTCGGGTCgtgcgtttgacacccctggtgtaaagtcTAAGAGTGTGTAATGTGCATTGGCGTGTCTGCCAGGAGCAGCAGGCGATAAAAGTGAGAATTGAGATCTAAGAGGTTGTCAACGTGGTTGACTTTGGCGGCGGAAAAGACAACATTTGTCTGATGGCAAATGGAGGATAAGAAAGACACTTGAGCAGAGTGAACCAGTCCCATTGGCAAATATAGAATTATactacacatcacacacacacacaccgagtggCAGTGAAGATTAACACACTTCAACAACGCAGGTCCACATGTTACTTTCAGTCACCTCTTTCTCGTCCACGCAAACATTTTGGGAGACTCGGTGTGTCCGTCTGCCGCAGCAGAGATGCGGTGTTCCATCCCAACAGATGTCCAGTATGACGATTACATTTTTATGTTGCCAGTCAGTCCGCACGTGTAAGCTTGCCATTTAAATTGTATACGCAGCCAGAAAAATCCCACTCAGGCGGAAATATGACTTATTCAGTAGTGTTTGTTTCTTTCCCTTTTGCCACTGAACCAGTAAGCAAGGAGCCCCTTTGTCCCATTGGAAACAAAAGTAGAGTCTGAGCCACGAAAGATAGATGCTCTATCCATTGTCCTATAACAGCTGTGTGGAGATTGTCGTTAAGTTCAATATACCCTTCGTCTCCCGAGCATTTCGTCCTGGTGCCTGCGTCACAGTGACTGTTATGAGCCGGCTTATTGTCCTTTAGAGAAAGAAAGGGGTCAATCATTGCCGGGGGGTTTTAGCTGGAGCAAACATTTGCATGTAAAAAGTTGTCTGACATTCACTGAATCAAAACAGCATTCAAAACCCCTTTCCTGCACTTTTAGTTCAGACCTTTAATGCATCCCTTCATTCTGAGTGCAATCCCCGGCAGTCAAAGGTGTGAACGCTCCCCGGCCAGCACTTTTCTCTGCAGCTCAGAGAAAAGCTCAAATAGGAAATCTGCAGGATGAAGTGGCTATGAAAGACAATCAGAAAGAGCGTTTCCACGACTTACAGAGGATCTTCTGGAAAGCTCTGCGGAAGTCCTGGTTGAAGATGGTGTAGATGACCGGGTTTAACGAGCTGTTACAGTAGCCGATCCAGAAGAAGAAATTGAACAGAGTGTCCGGGACCTTGCAGAGGTCCCTGCAGATTCCGTAGAGGCTGTAGGAGAAGAAAAAGGGGAACCAGCACACGACAAAAACCCCCATGACAACAGCCAGGACGAACGTAAAGCGCTTTTCTCGCGCGGCAGACACTTTCTTCCGGTTGACCGTGCTTCTGCGTTTGCGGCGAGAGGAAAATAGCTCCATGGACTTGGAACTGGCGCATGACTTTCGACTGGAGAATTTTGAGGCCGAGCTGCTTTTTCGACTGGACTTTCTGTCCTTCCGGTCGTCGTGGCGGTTTTTGGACGATGAGGAACTTTTTTTGGGCTTCTCGTCTGACGAGCTGCTGTCATCAAAGTCGTCCTGGTGGTCGGAGTGTGGATTTTTGGACGTGGTTTTCAAAGTGTGCTCCTTACAGTGGCCGTTCTCGCATTCCTGCTCTTTAACACTCCCGCCGCGGTTCGACTTAAACGAGTCGGTTTTGCCTTGGTCGGTTCGGTCCGTACCGTTTTCCTGCGTCATATCCACGTCCCGTTTCTTCTCTGACATGGTTCTCGTTCTGGTCTTTGCCACTTGGTAGATCCGGATATAGACCAGAATCATGATGACACAGGGGGCGAAGAAAGAGCCGATACTTGAGTAAAGGATGTACCAGGTCTCATCATTGAGAATACACTGGGGGCTGGCCTCGTTGTTGCTCCTGTCCATTGATATCAGTGGAGGGAAAGAGATAACAGCTGAGATCAACCAGACCACCACGATCATCCCTTTTACTCTCTTTGGCGTTCTCTTCAAGTTGTACTCTACCGCCTGTGTCACTGACCAGTAGCGGTCCAGACTAATAGCACAGAGGTGCACAATCGAGGAGGTGCAGAACAAAACATCCAGTGCCAGGTAGATGTCACACCAGATTTTGCCAAAAAGCCAATAGCCCATGAGTTCGTTAGCCAGAGAGAAGGGTATGACCAGGGTGGCCACCAGTATGTCTGCACTGGCCAGGGACACCAGAAAGAGATTCTGGGGCGGTTTCAGAGCTCTGCTGGTTAAAACGGCAATCACCACCAACACATTGCCGACTATTGTAAACAAAATGAGAAAACTGACAAGTCCGGCCAGACCCCAGATGGCGAGAGGGCTGTACTTGCTCTGAGAGGTGCTGTTAGTGGAGATGTTGTGAGCCTCCGTTGCCTCCTCGAAAGCGGAGATATTCAAGAAATCCATGCTGGCGTCTACTTGATCTCTGCTAAAAAGTCAaatggaaaacaaaaaacaaacaaacatccaATGTCATTTTTCTTGTCTTTCCACTCGCCGATCGTCCGCATCCTCCTTGAATGAATTCAAAACTAAAGAAAGGCGTTGATAAAAGTGTTAATTCCAAAAAGGCGCAGGGTGCGCCGCAGCTGAGTGTCCATGGTTAGAGAGCGGACTCCCCTCTGAGCACGTCCTCTCTTCCCTTGCCTGCTTCTGcatctctcctcctcctcctcctcctcttgctCCGCTCCCCCGCGGAACGTTTGTGGCTGGGAAGGAGCGCGGCGACCACGTGTCGGGGAAGGAGGGAGCTGCTGCGCCCCACAGACGAGATGAGAGCGATAattggagagagagagagcgatgaAACCGACTAATACGATACTTACCTTCACCGCAAGTCGTTTATTTATTTGATGCGGACTGAGGACGTGCCTCTGCACAAATCGACACGTGGATTTTACACATTTGCAGCGGcgcgcatgcagctgtggaaaaAGGCTGTCAGCCTCACTGGAGGTCACACTTGCTGTCAAGGCACTGCTCTCTTTTTCCTTCTAAGCGCACACTGGAGGTCACTATTGCAGCAGCCAGCTGACGCTCACAAACATACGAATAATAATCACACGCTTGCTTCTACAGGTTATTTATGCAGACTGTatggaccaggggtcggcaacccaaaatgttgaaagagccatattggacaaaaaataaaaatctgtctggggccgcaaaaattaaaagccatatataagtgttataatgaaggcaacacatgatgtaagtgtctatattagctatcctACTATAACAAATGACTGTATGTCGaatgctgacacaaatcttcgttgacagaaatgttgtatttaaatttttattctacacatttttgcaacatttgaAAACATTATTAAAATGGAGTCTTCTTACAGGATGAGAtaccttctggaaattactgtcttagaatggccaaaggtatagatgtgtgtgtccaagttaaaggaaacagcagattGTCTTCTTCTAGAGGATTTAAtacaatctttgcgagctgggtaacgtttgctgtggtctggaacaacatggcacacaacacagaaatgcagccaatattacatacagataatgtgtcatgagacatgctaatatacattaaatacacagagaacataagtaaaggaaattaaatgagctcaaatatacctacaaacgaggcataaagaAGCAATATGTACAGGCAGCTagcccaaatagcatgttagcactgagtagcttgcagtcatgcactgaccatatatgcctgattagcacgccaacaagtcaataacatcaacaaagctcacctttgtgcattcacgcacagcataaaacgtttggtggacaacatgagacaaagaagaagtggcataaaacacgtctttctgcggcagcgtcagagaaagtaaaacatgtaaacaaactacggtgagttcaaggatcgctgaaattagtaggacaaaaatggcactcgccaaatactctcatcagtgaagcatgtttaatataaacagtgggatttctaacaattaagaaggtttgtgtcatgtttgtcctcagacagaaaccatagtaaaacaaaaaataatttaaaaaatatatatttttccattttcacacatctttgaaaaagctccagggagccactagggcggcgttaAAGatctagagctgcgggttgctgacccccggtataGAGTAAAGTACCAATTACAATGTGTATGAAGATTACATTCGTGGGTGTTTAAAATGTCAAGCAatgtagcatatatatatatatatatatatatatatatatatatatatatatatatatatatatgtataaataaattatcatattatttgaatattttttttataaattttttatttgAAACTACAAAAGTATTTAAAGATAAAAAACATTGGAATATCTTACCCGACCCATAACTCAATTAATTTAGGTACAcacttttaaaatcaactaatgAGTCAAGGTAGATGCAACATAGTAAGTTGAATTAAATTAGACggaacagaacatgttaaaaggcaAGAAATAAACACGCCGTCCCAAAAGTATCATAAAAATTAAACCACAAAATGTTTTTCCATCAAACTTACAACAGTAGGCCTATTTTCCTTCAAAAGTTCAGTAACTTTTAGTTATTGTAATCTCTGGTTCCTGGATCTATAGGTTCCTGtaaaagtgtgtggtttgtgtttccaccgcatttcacagttcagggtagttcatacaaatcaggctgatgacgtatggaggagtggtttactatatttcgACACTGATACCATGTACATAGACAGTattaaggcctactgaaacccactactaccgaccacgcagtctgatagtttatatattaatgatgaaatcttaacattgcaacacatgccaatacggccgggttagcttactaaagtgcaattttaaattccgcgtgaaatatcctgctgaaaacgtctcggtatgatgacatcagcgcgtgacgtcacggattgtggaggacattttgggacagcatggtggccagctattaagtcgtctgttttcatcgcaaaaatccacagtattctggacatctgtgttggtgaatcttttgcaatttgttcaatgaacaatggagacagcaaagaagaaagctgtaggtgggaagcggtgtattgcggccggtggctgcagcaacacaaacactgccggtgtttcattgtttacattctcggaagatgacagtcaagctttaccattggcctgtggagaactgggacaaaagagactcttaccaggaggactttgagttggatgcgcagacgcggtaccgtgagtacacatgcagctgcggcttccaaacatttgatcgcttgcccgtacgtgcgtgccgctatgtgcatgtcacgtacgtaactttgcggaaatatatgtgctgtatgaacttcggggaggtgaatggtactgtgggctgtgggattgagtgtgttgtgcaggtgtttcagttgtattggcgggttatatggacgggaggggggaggtgtttgttatgcgggattaatttgtggcatattaaatataagcctggttgtgttgtggctactagagtatatatatgtcttgtgtttatttactgctttagtcattcccagctgaatatcaggtcccacccgcctctcacagcatcttccctatctgaatcgctcccactgccctctagtccttcactctcactttcctcatccacgaatctttcatcctcgctcaaattcatggggaaatcgtcgctttctcggtccgaatcgctctcgctgctggtggccatgattgtaaacaatgtgcggatgtgaggagctccacatcctgtgacgtcacgctactcgtctgctacttccggtacaggcaagacttttttatcagctaccaaaagttgtgaactttatcgtcgatgttctctactaaatcctttcagcaatatcgcgaaatgatcgagtatgacacatagaatggacctgctatccccgtttaaataagaaaatcgcatttcagtaggcctttaggtcACAGTTCTTTTACTAAAAGTAAAGTAActgaaatacaaagcaatgttatacaaaacgatatgatttaTAAAATAAAGCGTACCGAATTGTTcgtaaaaagtcaggcttttgtccgcaatgtccaacagtcagagagTTGTCCTCtaggtaaatgatgaattcatgagggtgaGGCGATTCCTTATGGTCCATTTCaacctttaaaaaaacaatatatatataataaatgtcagtgtttatctcacgccaacaacacaaacacatcggctttagcgttagcttgttagcattagcattctgtttactcgggttgaggctataactacacaaatggactgtcactgactactttaacAACATGTAAAAGTAAATAGTtgatatttgatgttatttactaCCTTGGTTCCACACGTGTGTTGCCTCATTTTTTCCACATGTATCCAACGAAGTCTCAGAGTAGCAAGCAGCTGAGGTCGCCGCTTCAAATCCCCctgtggaaacacagggggaactttatttacccaGGTAGGTGGGAAAGTCCCTGCAGTGGAAAAGGGCcaaatatgtacaaaccccgtttccatatgagttgggaaattgtgttagatgtaaattcaaacggaagacaatgatttgcaaataattttcaacccatatccaattgaatatgctacaaagacaacatatttgatgttcaaactgataaacattttttttttttgcaaataatcattaactttaaaaatttgatgccagcaacacgtgacaaagaagttgggaaaggtggcaataaatactaataaagttgaggaatgctcatcaaacacttatttggagaatcccgcaggtgaacaggcaaattgggaacaggtgggtgtcatgattgggtataaaagtagattccatgaaatgctcagtcagtcacaaacaaggatggggtgagggtcatcactttgtcaacaaatgcgtgagcaaattgttgaacagtttaagaaaaacctttctcaaccagctattgcaaggaatttagggatttcaccatcgacggtccataatatcatcaaagggtttagagaatctggagaaatcactgcacgtaagcagctaagcctgtgacctttgatccctcaggctgtactgcatcaataagcgacatctgtgtgtaaaggatatcaccacatgggctcaggaacacttcagaaactcactgtcagtaactatagttggtcgctacatctgtaagtgcaagttaaaactctcctatgcaaggcgaaaaccgtttatcaacaacacccagaaatgctgtcggcttcgcgggcctgagctcatctaagatggactgatacaaagtggaaaagtgttctgtggtctgacgagtccacatttcaaattgtttttggaaactgtggacgttgtgtcctccggaccaaagaggaaaagaaccatcggaattgttataggcgcaaagttgaaaagccagcatgtgtgatggtatgggggtgtattagtgcccaagacatgggtaacttacacatttgtgaaggcgctattaatgctgtaaggtacatacaggttttggagcaacatatgttgtcatccaagcaacgttaccatggacgcccctgcttatttcagcaagacaatgccaagccacgtgttacatcaacgtggcttcatagtaaaagagtgcgggtactagactggcctgcctgtagtccagacatgtctcccattgaaaatgtgtggcgcattatgaagcctaaaataccacacttgagaccccggactgttgaacaacttaagctgtacatcaagcaagaatgggaaataattctacctgagaagcttaaaaaaatgtgtctcctcagttcccaaacgtttactgagtgttgttaaaaggaaaggccatgtaacacagtggtgaacatgccctttcccaactactttggcacgtgttacagccatgaaattctaagttaattattatttgcaaaaaaaaaaaattaagtttatgagtttgaacatcaaatatcttgtcttagtcgtgcattcaattgaatatgggttgaaaaaga
Protein-coding sequences here:
- the adra2c gene encoding alpha-2C adrenergic receptor yields the protein MDFLNISAFEEATEAHNISTNSTSQSKYSPLAIWGLAGLVSFLILFTIVGNVLVVIAVLTSRALKPPQNLFLVSLASADILVATLVIPFSLANELMGYWLFGKIWCDIYLALDVLFCTSSIVHLCAISLDRYWSVTQAVEYNLKRTPKRVKGMIVVVWLISAVISFPPLISMDRSNNEASPQCILNDETWYILYSSIGSFFAPCVIMILVYIRIYQVAKTRTRTMSEKKRDVDMTQENGTDRTDQGKTDSFKSNRGGSVKEQECENGHCKEHTLKTTSKNPHSDHQDDFDDSSSSDEKPKKSSSSSKNRHDDRKDRKSSRKSSSASKFSSRKSCASSKSMELFSSRRKRRSTVNRKKVSAAREKRFTFVLAVVMGVFVVCWFPFFFSYSLYGICRDLCKVPDTLFNFFFWIGYCNSSLNPVIYTIFNQDFRRAFQKILCKSWKRSF